DNA from Brachyspira aalborgi:
TTATCTTCAACTAAATTAATATCTACTTCTTTATCTTTAATTTTATAAATTATATTCCAAGCCAAAGGTTCTTTTAAAGCTCCGTTATAACTTAATTCATGCATCGTAAATCTCGTTATAATTTTTTCTTTGCTTGAAGATATTGGTTTTAAAGTTAATTTTGAATAGAGATTATTTGCTCCAGCGTATATATCGTTAATATTTAATTCTAATTTGCTTAATATAGGATTTTCTATAGGAATTATTCCGCTTGCTATTATATTTCCGTTTAATAAATTCATTATAGCGTTTGACAGAACTATATTATTATTAGTTAATTTAGCTTTCACAAATAAATCGTAAAATTTATCTTTCGCTTTCAAATCCATATCCAAATATAAATTTTCATTTTCTTTTCTATTTCCAACAACATTTATATTTGCATATTTAAATCCTTCAATAGAGTTGCTTATGCTTTTTATTCTGTTATTGTCTAATTTGACGAATTTATGAACTATCGGCGTATCCAAAGCTATATTCATTAATTTGTAAATAGTATTTTTGTCTATATCGATATTTGTAATTGAAAAATCTAATCTCTTATCGTTATAATCGTATATTAAATTCGCCAAAATATCATCGTAGTTTTTTAACTCTCCTTCCATTTTATCATTATAATCGTTTGTAAAATCTAAATTATATTTAAATAAATCTTTCTTTTCGTCATGTCCTAATATTATAGAATGAATTTCAGATAAATCGGGACTGCTTTCCATCGAAAAATATATTGAAGTTTTATCGGGCAAATTAATATTATAAGATAAAAAATATCTATAAGTTCTAAAATTTCCATTTAAAGAATCGAGAGATATTTCTGACACTTCGCCGTTGTCTACAATTTTTGTAGAGAATTTTTTTATTCTTATATTTTTATCAATAAACAAATCGGTAATATTATCTATAGCGGTTTTTATATCGCTGTTGTTTTTTGAAGGCTTATCTGTTTTTTTATTAAAAATAGAATTGTCAAATAAAGCGGGATAAAAATTAGCGTTATTAATATCGGCTTCGCTAAACATATAAAAAATATCTCTATTTATTAAAAGCCTTAAAGGATTAAATCTAACGGAAGCAAAATCTAAATCAAAAAAAGCGTTTGAATTATTTTTTGAATATAGTTTAACATCTTCTAAAATAATTTCTAATTTATAAGATACGCTAATATCCGATATCGATATATTTATTGGTGAGACTCTATTTATATAAGATACGATATTGTCTAAATATTTTTGCTTATTTTTCAAAACCAAAGTCGCGCTAAAAATTGTCGGAATTAAAAAAGCTAACAAGGTTGTCGCCATATACATTTTAAATAAAGAGCGCTTTTTTTTACGCACTAGGGCGCGCCTCCAAATATATTAATATTAATAATAATAACCTATTTTTAAAATAATTGTTATATATTAAATTTCGGTATATAAGGCTTATAATTCATTTATATAATAGCAAAAAAATTGCGAATTTTATATATATATTATTTTCAAAAATTTGACAAAAAATAAAAATACTATAATATAAGGCTATTATTTAATTTATTTGGAGCTTTTATGCTTAAAGAGTTTATAAAAGGAAATGTAAAAATAGTCGATTCGGTAGCAAATTGGGAAGAGGCTTTGAAAATCGGAGCGGAGTCTTTGGTAAGAAACGGCAATATTGAAGAAAGATATATTCAAGCGATTATCGATAATGTTTATAAAAACGGTCCTTATATTGTTCTTATGGATGGAGTTGCAATGCCGCATTCTCGCCCCGAAGAAGGCGTTATAAAAAAAGGAATGAGTTTTCTAAAAGTGAAAAACGGCGTTGATTTTTATAAAACCGAAGAAAAAGTTTATTTGTTTTTTACATTAGCGGCTGAAGATTCGGATGGACATCAGGATGCAATCGCCGAACTTGCGGACTTTTTGGGAGACGATGAAAAAGTTGAAAAATTAATAAAAAATGATATTGACGAAGAGGGTTTACTAAATTTATTATAAATTAATATTAAGTTATAATATGGAGGATAAAATTATGTTAAAAGTATTAGTATCCTGCGCTAACGGAACGGGAACAAGTTTAATGATGAAGAAAACGACTGAAAATGTATTAAAATCGTTAGAAATTAAAGATTTTGATATTCAAACTTGCGCTTTATCGGGCTGCGAACATTCTGCCGTTAATTATGATATTATATTTTGTCCTGTAAATTTTATTGATATGTTCAAAGAAGCTATCGATAAAGGCGTAAAAGTTATAGGCATAAAAAATATTCTTTCTGAATCAGAATTCAAACAAAAACTTGAAGAATCTGGATATTTGGAAGATTTGAAAAATAAATAATACTTTTTATTATTTAAAAATTAATTTCATTTATAAATTTATGATAACTATTGAAGAGTTAATAAGAAAATTAATAAAAAATCAAATTGATTATAATGTATTTATAAAATTCAATTCAAAAACCGTAATCGAAAAAACCGCATTGACTAATTTAATAAGAAAAGCGATTAGCGAAAATTATATTCAAAAAACGGACAATAATTTATTAAAAATTACGAAAGAAGGAAGAGAATATATAAATAAACTTGAAGGAAAAGAAATAGCTCCTAAAACAATTCAAAATAAAAAAATATCGGTAAATCCGCAAAATGCAAAATTGGATTCAAAAATCATAGCGGAAGCTTATAATATAAAATCCGATTTTAGCGAAGAATTATTAAAAATCGCAAACGAAATAAATAATAATGCAATATTTGATTGTAAAGATAGAATTGACTTAAGAGAAATAAAAACAATAACTATAGACGGCGAAACTTCAAAAGATTTGGACGATGCAATAAGCGTAGAAAAAATTGAAGATAATTATAAAGTTTATGTTCATATATCGGATGTAAGCCATTTTATAGATATTGATTCTCCTTTAGATTTGGAAGCTAAAAGCAGAGGAAATTCATCTTATTTAATCGATAAAGTTTATAATATGTTTCCCGAGATTTTATCAAATAATATAATGTCTTTAAATGAAAACGAAGAAAGATTTGCCTTAACTTTAATTTTTATTATTGATAAAGAAGGCAATATTTTAGAATCTAATATTTTAAAAAGTTTAATAAAATCCGACAGAAGATTATCTTATAATTATGCGGAAGATATTATAAATAAAAAAGTCGAAGAAGAAAATTGGCTTTTGGAATTAATAAATAATTCTTTGGATGTAAAAAATATTTTATATAAAAAAAGAAAAGAAGGCATAGGAATAGAATTCGACAATAACGATATAAAAATAGTTTTAAACGAGGAAGGAATTCCTATAGAATTTTACGGAGAAGAAAAAAAGCAATCCGCTCATATAATAGAGGAATTAATGCTTTTGGCAAATAGCGAAATAGCTAAAAAATTAAAAGATTATGACGGAGTAATATTTAGATATCATGGTTTGCCTGACGAATATAGATTTAATAATTTTAAAATACTCGCTCATAATAAAGGCTATGAATTAAAAAAACTTGAAAATGGCGGATACGATATAAAAGAATTTATAGAAAGAGTAAAAGGAAAAGCGGAAGAAAATTTGCTTACTTCCGTTTTGCTTCGTTCTATGACGCCATC
Protein-coding regions in this window:
- a CDS encoding PTS sugar transporter subunit IIA, whose amino-acid sequence is MLKEFIKGNVKIVDSVANWEEALKIGAESLVRNGNIEERYIQAIIDNVYKNGPYIVLMDGVAMPHSRPEEGVIKKGMSFLKVKNGVDFYKTEEKVYLFFTLAAEDSDGHQDAIAELADFLGDDEKVEKLIKNDIDEEGLLNLL
- a CDS encoding PTS sugar transporter subunit IIB: MLKVLVSCANGTGTSLMMKKTTENVLKSLEIKDFDIQTCALSGCEHSAVNYDIIFCPVNFIDMFKEAIDKGVKVIGIKNILSESEFKQKLEESGYLEDLKNK
- a CDS encoding RNB domain-containing ribonuclease; amino-acid sequence: MITIEELIRKLIKNQIDYNVFIKFNSKTVIEKTALTNLIRKAISENYIQKTDNNLLKITKEGREYINKLEGKEIAPKTIQNKKISVNPQNAKLDSKIIAEAYNIKSDFSEELLKIANEINNNAIFDCKDRIDLREIKTITIDGETSKDLDDAISVEKIEDNYKVYVHISDVSHFIDIDSPLDLEAKSRGNSSYLIDKVYNMFPEILSNNIMSLNENEERFALTLIFIIDKEGNILESNILKSLIKSDRRLSYNYAEDIINKKVEEENWLLELINNSLDVKNILYKKRKEGIGIEFDNNDIKIVLNEEGIPIEFYGEEKKQSAHIIEELMLLANSEIAKKLKDYDGVIFRYHGLPDEYRFNNFKILAHNKGYELKKLENGGYDIKEFIERVKGKAEENLLTSVLLRSMTPSSYSIVNKSHFGLGLDYYTYFTSPIRRYADLLIHRIVKSVLINKDKEIDLKLKDLCKDSFDKLSILDKTSNKAERNVRQVKAARFMKDRLGDEYFGIISSMSKYGITVEIEGLEIEGFIESHYVGSDYRFYQDMQCVFIEKVKAYELGDRVKIFVASVNVENGKINFSL